The Acidovorax sp. RAC01 genomic sequence GCTGTGATCTTGGACGCCGACTCGCTCGGAACCAAAGATCTTTATGTCGCCATGACGAGGGGCGCGAAGTCGCTGACGATCATTTGCAGCGGCAGAAGTTTGCCGGGCGTCTAGGGTTGCCGTTGCCAAGAAGCCGCGGTTGCGAGGCACGAAACTTTTCGGGTAGACCGTCTCCGCATCGCTGCAAGCGATTGAAAACGGCAATGCTTGCGGCTCAGATGCCCTGTCTCACGACTACCGGTCGCTTGAACCTTGGACGTCAACGACTGTTTTCAGCCTAAAGCAGTCGGAGCAGACTCTGCCCACCGTCGATTTACCGCAGGCTGGACACGTCGGCCCACTAAGCTGCGTAGTACCGTCTCAGAACCATGCCCAGATACGACGCAGGAATTCGGGCGCCCGCCGGCCAGGACGGAATACATAGCGGGGTGTTTTGTGCATTGCTTTCTCGGTGTCGGCTTTTAGATACTGTACAAAACATCAGTATCATCCGCAATAGCGCCACTCCCTTTCCCGTCTTGTCTTCCAAAAGCTGTTGCTGTCCGAGCGCAGCAACATCGTGGTGATCGCGGACGAAGCCCACCGCACCCAATATGGCTTCAAGGCCACCCTCAAAGGCAAGCCCGGCGAAGAGAAATACCAGGCAGGCTATGCCCAGCACCTGCGTGATGCCTTGCCCAATGCCACCTTTGTGGGCTTCACCGGCACCCCGGTGAGCAGCAGCGACCACGACACCCGAGCAGTGTTTGGTGAGTACATCCACGTCTACGACATGCAGCAGGCCAAGGAAGATGGCGCTACCGTGGCCATCTACTACGAGTCGCGCCTGGCCAAACTGCGCCTCAAAGACGAAGACCTGCCCAGCATTGATGACGAAGTGGACGAACTGGCCGAGGACGAAGAGGAAAGCCAGCAGGCCAAGCTCAAAAGCCGTTGGGCCGCCCTGGAAAAGATCGTCGGCGCAGAGCCTCGTGTGGCCAGCGTGGCCGCCGACCTGGTAGCGCACTTTGAAGAGCGCAGTACCGCCCAATCGGGCAAGGCCATGGTCGTGGCCATGAGCCGCGACATCTGCGTGCACCTGTATAACGAGATCATCAAGCTGCGCCTCGAATGGCACGACCCTGACCCCGAGAAAGGCGCCATCAAGATCGTGATGACCGGCTCAGCCAGCGACAAGGCCCTGCTGCGCCCTCACATCTACGACGGCAAAATCAAAAAGCGCTTGGAAAAGCGCTTCAAAGACCCCGCCGACCCATTGCGCCTGGTCATCGTGCGCGATATGTGGCTCACCGGCTTCGACGCCCCATGCGTGCACACCCTGTACGTGGACAAGCCCATGAAGGGCCACAACCTCATGCAGGCGATTGCCCGGGTGAACCGCGTCTTCAAGGGCAAGCAAGGCGGCCTGGTCGTGGACTACATCGGCATCGGCAATGAACTCAAAGCCGCCATGAAGGAGTACACCGCCAGCAAAGGCCGTGGCACCCCCACGGTGGATGCCCGCGAGGCATACAGCGTCCTCATGGAAAAGCTCGATGTCCTGCGATCCATGCTGCATGGGTGCGATTACAGCGACTTCCTCACTGGGGGCCACCAAACCCTTGCACGTGCCGCCAACCACATCCTGGGCCTGCGAGAAGAAGGCGGCAAGGACGGTAAGCGCCGCTTTGCCGACACCACGCTGGCATTGACCCAAGCCTTCTCGCTGTGCTGCACCCTGGACGAAGCCAAGGTGGTGCGAGAGGAAGTCGCCTTCATGCAGGCTGTCAAAGTCATCCTGACCAAGCGCGACATCACCGCCAAAAAACGCACCGACGAACAGCGCGACGAAGCCATCCGCCAGATCATCAGCAACGCCGTGGTGTCCGATCAGGTAGTGGACATCTTCGATGCCGTGGGCCTGGACAAACCCAACATCGGCCTGCTGGACGATGAGTTCCTAGCCCAGGTGAAGAACCTGCCCGAAAAGAACCTGGCGGTGGAACTGCTCGAACGCCTGCTCGAAGGCGAAATCAAGAGCCGGTTTGGCAGCAACGTGGTGCAGGAAAAGAAGTTCTCCGACCTGCTGGGCAACGTGATCAAGCGCTACCAGAACCGCTCGATTGAAACCGCGCAGGTGATGGAAGAACTGGTCGATATGGCCAAGAAGTTCCGCGAGGCCGCCAGCCGGGGCGAGATGTTGGGCCTGACCGAAGACGAGGTGCGGTTTTACGACGCCCTAGCCACCAATGAATCAGCGGTCCGAGAACTCACCGACGAAACCCTCAAGAAGATCGCCCACGAGCTGACCGAGAACCTGCGCCAGAACCTGACTGTGGACTGGTCCGAGCGTGAGAGCGTGCGGGCCAAGCTGCGCCTGATGGTCAAGCGGGTCTTGCGCAAGTACAAGTACCCGCCAGATCAGCAGGAGGCAGCTGTGGAGCTGATCCTGCAACAGGCACAAGTCTTCGGCGAGGATTGGGCTACGTGAGTCCTATCTGACAATTTGGAGGAAAGGGCGTTGCGCCCATTCCTCTTCACGCCAACCTACGCTGCCAGAGCTGCGTTTTTGGAACACGGACGGCGCCTTCTCTCTGGCAATGCCAGATGTGCGCGGTAAAACCGCTTTTCACTGGGCATCATCAAGGTCACGAACGGATCGGGCTTGGTGATGTAGTCGGCCACCGCCTGAAATCCAGCCACCGTTGCCTCATCTAACTTGTTGAACACCCCCACGCCGCAGTAACTAAAGCGGCTTTTGTAGGGCGCTGCGTTGCAGTTGAAGTACACACCCATGCCGCCAGTAACCACGTTGGACCAATGCTCTCCGATCAGCTTGGCAATGGTCACATCCTGACGCACCATTGCGCCATTGAACAGCATCAGAACATGCATGTGGGCGCCCTTCTGCAGCCCATATTCAAGCTTGACGACATAGCGCAGGTAGCTGGGAAAGTTCGCGGTGATGAAGGCCTTGAGGGCCTCCCAATCACCAATGATGCGATCTGTGGAGGCAGATGCATGCTCCTTGCCGTAGCCAAGGTCCAAGCGTAGGACCATCAGTTTCGGGAAGGCTCGCTTGAAGGCAACCAGCCGCTTGACCAGTACAGATCGCTTGCGCTGATGCTCTCGCCGCACGGTATCGAGACGAGCCAAGATCAGTTTGTTCTCCAGTAGGCCAACCATTTCAACGACCAAGCGTCGGGCAATAGGAGTGGCCTGTTGTTCGTCGATCAGCACATTAGGGTCAACGTGGGGACGCAGGCGTTCGAGTGCCCTTGTCACCCACTGCATATAGGGCTGACGAACCTTTGCAAGGCGATCATAAGCACCTTGCCATGTCAGACCTGCTAGTAGCCCAGCGAAGGTTAAGGCGGTCTTTTCTCCAAGAGGGCTCAACCTCTTGCCCACCATCAGCCTGCGCTTGTTTCTCTTGCACATTACTGCGGCTTCGTGTAACTCTGCGATCCACCTAATTTCGGTCTCCACTATTGAAGGTAATTCCCGCCCATTGCTGCGATAGTGATCTATTGAGTTGATCACGATACTTGGCGACAATGAGGAATTCGGCGTACTTGTGAAATCAAGCTCCAAACCCTCCTGCAGAGGAAATTTGACACTTGCATTTAGTGAGTCTTTAGCAGAACCATCAGCCATTCTCATCTGACTATTAGCATTAAAACGGTCACCGATCAATACAGCATTAATATTCATAACATACAATCCCAGAAAGTTAATCAAGATTATTTAAATAATCTACCAAAAAAGCCCAAGGAATTACGAAGAAATTCCAAAATTGGTAGCGTCAATACTAATTTTCATCAAATCACTTACATCCGAAACTGTGTTCAAGCGCCCCTTCCAAAAGGACACAGGACGCTTGAGCATGGCGAGAAGAGCTGCTAAAACCGCTAATAGCGGCTTTAGCAACGCCCTATCGACTAGATGTAGCCCCAATGAAGCACGATAACCGTTCTGCGTCCACGCTGCTCGGTGTGGACACGGTTCAACCAACAAAGATTATTGATAGCCATCCACATCTTTTCCTTGTTGCGTATCCTGTTCGGTCCATACTGTTTAAGGTTATTAATATCCACCTCCGTGCGGCGCGTGGTCCGCTGATACCGAATCAAGTATTCCTCAAGCAGTTGCCCGTACATAGCAGCGTTCTCCATAGGATCGTATGGCGTGGATATTTCTTTCATTTCATCCACAAAAAACTGGCAAATATCCCGAGCGGCCTGAAGGGTATCAACGTCAATTTCAGTGGTTCCATTGCAGAAATATTGCAGAAGGGCCGCTACTCTTGAAACGTTTTCCGCGATCTTCGAGGCAAAACCAGGGATATCGTGAAAGAACCGCCCGGGCTGCAAATCCGACTCAATAGCCCTAGCCCTGTCGTACCAAACCTGTGCGGCTTCAGGGGTATAAGTGACCACCTTTCGAGGCCTGCGCTCTTTAATCGCGGCAACGCTTTCCTCCAGTAATTCAGCAGTCCGGGCGTGGAAGGCCTCAAGCGCTTGGGTGGACTCGGCAGTTGCCACGGTGACCTCCCTCTCACCTTGGCGAGAAATCGGCTCGCACAACAGCATGCGAGAGGTGAGCCCCATCTTCACAGCCATACCGTCGTTGCGACGGATGAACTCGTCGTAGACAGCGCGCTGCGTCATGATGGAGAACGTCAAATGAGGACTCTGGAGGCAAAGGCCTCCCGTCGTGATACGGTCGACTCGCATAAGCTCCGGCGCTTGCCACAGCTCCGTGAGCGAGCCCAAGTGCTGCATTACCCGACTGTTCGCAATGATCGCGCCCTCCGCACTGATAAGCCCCGCGGAGGGCCAGACATCGCGCAAATTCCTCAATAGTCGGCCCTGATTTATTCAAATGAGAGCGCCGACAGTGCGCGGGACTGAGCCGTTGAGTGCGCGAGTGAACAAAGTACCCAGCGCGTCCTCCCAGTTCGGCGACACGCCCGCCATCACGCACAGCCGCAAATAGAGCTGGCGCAAGAAGGTCACCCCCTTCTTTGCAATCATGCGCAGCAGCCAGCGGATGTTGTAGCCCGCTGCACACAGCACCGCGTGCAGTCGGTCGCCGGTTTCGCCCTTGAGGTGACAGCGGTCCATACGGTGATCGGCCTTGAGGTGGCCGATGATCGGCTCAATGGCCTGACGCCGTTTGAGCAGCTTTCTGTCCTGCTCGCTGATCCGCTTGGCCTTGCCCCGGTGCACGATGTGCACATCCGGGTTATCTGCATCCACTCCCCGGTAGCCCAGATCGACGAAGGCCGTCGCTGGTTTTGCCCCGCTGTCCTGCATCAGGATGCTCGCCTGCTCCAGTTGCTCGTTCAGGGTATGCCCGTCATACGGGTTGCCATGGAATGCCCGAGCCCCCACGATCAGGTTGCCCTTGAGCGTGCTGGCAATGCCCACCTTCACGCCGAACTCGTAGGGCGTTCGGGCCTTGCCCTTGCTGATGCAGTCCACCTCGCTCGCATGCCAGGCGTAGAGCTTGGGCTGTCCGTCCACCGCTTTGCGCTGGCCACTCTGGGCCGCAATGCGCCGGGCCTTGTTCAAGGTCTCACTGAGCGCCTGCCGCACGGCCGCCCCGATGGCGCTGGCCTTGCGATCGACCTCGCGTTGCAGTCGGCCGACGATGGTGCGCTGGCGTTGGATGGCGCGGCGCATGCGCTTGAACTGGCGGGCATGGGCGTAGCGTCCAGCCTTGCGCGCCTGCTCCTTGCCTTCCTTGGCAAACGTCTGCTTCAGATCGATGCCCACACCCTTGGCCGCCTCCACCAGCTTCACGCGTGCCGTCTCCAGCAGGCGGCTGTCGGTGGGGTGGGCTATTGATTTGTGCTGCACCGTGCTGTCCACGATCACGCGGCTGAGCTCCTGCGGTTTGATCAGCTTGAGATCGACAGCCGTGTTGATGGTCTGCGCCAGCAACTCTTCCACGCCTTCTTCGCCCAGCAACTGGCGGAACTTGACCAGGGTGCTTGCGTCGCAGGGCGGGCGGTCTTCGTAGTAGGCACAGCCCGAGAAGAACTGCCAGCGCGGCGTGTCGGCCCAGCGGGCCACCACGCCCTCGTCGGATTCGTTGAAGGCGTGCTTGAGGTACAGCAGCGCGATCATGATGCGCAGCGGCACGCGCGGGCGTCCGGCGTTGCTGGCAACGGCGACACGCTGGACCTGTTCGCCAAAGAGATCCAGGTCGGGCATGGCCACACCGGCGCGGCCTTTGCGGGAGAACACCTGGGCCACCCGAGCTTCGATCTCCTGCCAGGGCATGCGCGAGGCCAACACGGCCAGCGGATGGCGCAGATCGATCATGTGGTCGATGCGCGAGCGGAAGAAATCGTCGGTGGCGGGGCAGGCAAACATCACGGCAGAACTCCCAGAAATCAACCCCTATTGGAAATCAAACTGGGAGTTCTGCGCCCCCGCGATCACCCCAAAAGCCAGTGTTTATGCGGGTTCCAGGGATTCTTCAGGGGCGACTCAATAGAGCCTCGATGGTTGTATTGTGATAAAGCCATCGGGGATGGATCTCCATCACTGGCTTGGTGCCGCGATGCTCAGCAATCGCCTCTTCCAAGCCTGTGCAGTCTTTGCCCGCCTTCACAACTTGCGCCAAGTCCGCCTTTAACTGTTTCAGTCGAATCAGCCACACTGTGAAGGCAGCTTCATGACGGTCCTTCAGCGCCGCGCGGAGTGCTTCAGCGAGTATTTCCCGATCGACGATGGGTTGGAAAAATAGCTTGTCAGTGGCGCTCTTGCGCTCCCCCGACATGGCGATTACCCAAAAGAACAGATTCACAGGCGACAGGAAACCAGGGGGAGACCTGACGTCGATCACTCCTTGACAGCACAGCGCCATAGCAGTCAGCGCAGAGACCAAGGCGATCTCTATCGGCGCTTGAGTTTGAAGGTCAGCGGCGTGAACTGCATGCCGTAGGAGCTTCGGGGCCATTTCAAGATGGACTTTCGGGTGGTACTTTCGCTCGTACATTTTTCAATCCTCAGGTGGCCCGCCGCTTGGAAAGCAAACGGGCAAGTTGCCGGTACATGCGCTAGCTCGCATTTCCGGATAGCTGGATCTCTGCGCGAAGTAGGAAACTGCGCAGTTGGTATCGGCAGTACCGTGGACATCGACGGCAGCCAATGAACTCCCCTCTTCAACTCAAGCTCATGCTTGCGCCCATGCGTTGGATGCACAGATCCGACGCGGCCGGCGATTCGTCAGAACACACGAACTTCTTCGCCTTGCCCAGAGCTTTGGCATGCAAAGCTCCGCCAGCCCACAGTCGATGGGGCAGGTACGTCGGGACGGAGGGAAAGAGAGCGCGCTACGGAGCGCGTTGACGAGAGTCGATCCAGGCCTGTACGTCATCGGCACGCCAACGCACAGAGGAGCGTGGGCCTGCGTTCAGGCGTATGGGGCGGGGGAAGTCAGAGTGCGGTTGATCGCCACGCTGCTGGAGTTGCGCATAGATAGTGGAACGCGAAATGCCAAGAATTTTGGCAACTTCACTAACGCGCAATAGCGAGGTGAGTCTGGAGCGCTGACCGTCGTGCTCAGCATGAGGGCAGTTTTCACAACTAGCCGCAGACGCCGCATCTGGCAACGCTTCAACGTCTTTGCCAACAGGCAAAGCCGAGGCGGGAACTCTCACAGCGAGCGCAGAGCCAACGCTGAGTGGGACACTATTACGAGAGCCCAAAGATGAACTAACACAAACCATAGGGACGAACTCCAACAACGTCAATAAAGACGAGTTCGTCCCCCTTGTGTGGACGTTTTTCAAACGTTTTCGGAACCTTCCGGCCCTTTGTGTCCGGAGTATTGGCCTGTGTCTCGAAGACACACCTGAACGTCTGCTCAACGAGCTTTCATCTTAAAAGGACAGGCCCCAGGAAGTCAAGAGAGATTGAGATGTCGACCCAGCGCCTGTTGATGGAGCTCTGCTGCAAACGAAAGCAGGCACGTCGGGTTTAAGTCCAGTACCGTCCAACCAGATCCATCGCAATGCGAGCCATTGATGGTGGAAAGATTGGTAGATAGAAACAAAAAAGCGCCCCGAAAGGCGCTTGTTTGCTTGCTTACTGGCGGAAACGGAGGGATTCGAACCCTCGATGAGGCTCTACACCCCATACTCCCTTAGCAGGGGAGCACCTTCGGCCACTCGGTCACGTTTCCAATCCCGCCATTATGCCTCATTTCATGGGCGCTTTAGACGGGGAAAGCGGTTCGGACCACTTCCTGGCACCGCTCGAAAGCCTTGTGCAGACTGCGCACGGCGACTTCCACATCCGTCTCGTCAATCACCACCGAGTTATTGATTTTCAAGGTCGGGATGATCTGGATATCGATGCCATCTTCGCTCTGTGCGTTCAGGCGCTCATAGCCCCCGCGTCGTACCAATCGAGGTGCAAGCCCGACCGCACCACAAAGCCGCGCCCCATCTTCAGACGAATGCCGTGACCGCGCGTGGTGCAGGCCGCGATCTGATCCAGCATCTCGGCCAGCTGGGCTGCCGAGGGCGTGGTCTGGTGGTGGTGGCGCAGCCAGTGGCGCAGCGCGTTGGCCTGGCGGGCACGGCTCAGTTGCTGCAGCTGCGCGAGGGCCGGCGGCACACCGACCCGGGCAAGGTCTTCCTGCGCGATCTCGCCCAGCAGACCTGCTGCTTGCCACGCGTTGGCCGCGGTGCGCGCAAACGTATCGCGAAACGCCGGGAACACGGCCTCGACGGCCGGCAGAAGCTGGGCCCGGATGCGGTTGCGCGTAAAGCGAGTGTCGCTGTTGGTGGGGTCTTCGACCCAGGCAATGCCCTGCTCCAGCAACCAGCGGCGCACATCGGCGCCGGGCACCTGCAGCAGGGGCCGGTGCCACGCCACACCGCCGCGCTCCCACCGGGCGGGCATGGCAGCCAACCCGGCCACGCCAGCACCGCGCGACAGCGCCAGCAGCAGGGTTTCAGCCTGGTCATCGGCATGCTGCGCAAGTGCTATTGATTTAATAGCAAAACTACCATTTGCAGCAAGCGCTACCGTGTCAAAAGCCTCATATCTTGCCTTGCGGGCCGCATCTTCGGGGCTCTGGCCCGGTGCGGCGGTGGCATTCACCCTGCACACCGTCAGCGCCACGCCCAGCGTGCTGCACAGGGCTTCGCAGTGCCGCGCAAACCCGTCGGCCGCTGGCTGCAGGCCATGGTGCACATGAATGGCCTGTATCTGTCCGGGCCATCGGCGCGCGCAGGCCACGGCCAGTGCTGTCGAGTCCGCCCCGCCGCTCAGCCCTATCGCCAGCGGCAGGGTCGGCGCAAAGCACTCGATAGCGGCCTCAAACCGTTGTGCCATGCCCTGCCCCGCGCCCCACAACGCACAACGGCCCCGAAGGGCCGTCAGCAGACTGGATGGTCCGGTCGGGCAACCCGGTCAACGGCTGTCCGCCTTGGTATCGCTGAAGCGGCCGTAGCTCTGCAGGCGCTCGTAGCGGCGGTCCAGCAGATCCTTGGTTTTCAGATCAGCGACCTGGCGGAACGCATCGCCCAGGGCGCGCTTGAGGAACGCCGCCATCTGCTTGTGGTCGCGGTGGGCGCCGCCCACAGGCTCGCTCACGATCTTGTCCACCAGGCCCAGGGCCTTCAGGCGGTGGGCGGTGATGCCCAGCGCGTCGGCCGCTTCCTGGGCCTTGTCGCTGGTCTTCCACAAGATGGAGGCACAGCCTTCAGGGCTGATGACGGAGTAGATGGCGTACTGCAGCATCACCACCTGGTCTGCGACGCTGATGGCCAGCGCGCCACCCGAGCCGCCTTCGCCAATGATGGTGGTGATGATGGGCACTTCGAGTTGCGCCATCTCGAAGATGTTGCGGCCAATGGCCTCGGACTGGCCACGTTCTTCGGCATCAATGCCGGGGTAGGCGCCGGGCGTGTCCACAAACGTGAACACGGGCAGCTTGAACTTCTCGGCCGTCTTCATCAGGCGCAAGGCCTTGCGGTAGCCCTCGGGCTTGCTCATGCCGAAGTTGCGCATGGCGCGCTCCTTGGTGTCGCGGCCCTTCTGGTGGCCCAGCACCATGCAGGCGTGGCCGTTGAAACGGGCCAGGCCACCCACGATGGACAGGTCGTCCGCGTAGTGCCGGTCGCCGTGCAGCTCGACAAAGTCGGTGAAGATGTCGCGCACATAGTCGAGCGTGTAGGGGCGCTCGGGGTGGCGGGCAATCTTGGTGATCTGCCAGGGGCTCAGCTCGCTGTAGATGTCCTTGGTGAGCTGCTGGCTCTTCTTGCTGAGCTGGTCAATCTCTTCCGAGATGTCGACAGCACTTTCGGTCTGCACGTAGCGCAGTTCTTCAATCTTGGATTCCAGTTCGGCAATCGGCTGCTCGAAATCCAGAAATGTCTTTTTCGCCAACGTTTTTCTCCTTGGGATCGCGCCGCTGTGGGCGGGCTGCTGCAAGCGGCTCGCACTTTAACCGAGGTGCAACAGATTGTGTAGGCTCGTCAGGCAGCGTCAGTAGGCCACGGGCAGGGGGTCCAGCGAGCGCCAAATATACCAAGTCGCCACGCTGCACCAGGGCTTCCAGGCCTCGGCGACTTCACGGGCCTCGCTGCGGCTGACCGGATCGCCCGAGAAGTAATTCTGGCTGATGCCGTTGATCAGGCCCACATCGTCCAGAGGCAGCACGTTGGGCCGCATCAGGTAGAAGATGAGGAACATCTCGGCCGTCCAGCGGCCAATGCCGCGGATGGCCACCAGCTCGGCAATGATGGCCTCGTCGTCCATCGCGGCCCAGTCCTTCACATGCAGCTTGCCGCCCTCGAAATGCATGGCCAGGTCTACCAGGTAGTCCACCTTGCGCGCCGACAGGCCTGCGGCGCGCATGTCGTCGATCTTGAGCTTGAGCACACTGGCAGGCTTCATGCTGCGCGGCAGCGCCGCAAAGCGCTCCCATACCGTCTGCGCCGCCTTCACCGAAATCTGCTGGCCCACAATGCTGCGCGCCAGGGTGGTGAAGGCATCGCCCCGCGTCTGCAGCGCGGCGTCGCCAAACTGGGGGATGAGCCGTTTCATCACCCGGTCTTTTTTCACCAGATGCTTGCAGGCCTCGGCCCAGTACTCGGGCGTGGCCAGCACGGCCGCGGCGGCATCTGCCGCTATTTTTTTAGTAGCAGCCACCGCTTATCCCGTTTGCCGCAGGGGCTGTTTTTCCCTTGAACGAAGCGATCACTGGGCCGCTTCCCAGGTGGTGCCGGCAGCAGAGTCCTTGAGAACGATGCCCTGGGCCAGTAGCTCCTGGCGGATGCGGTCGGCTTCGGCAAAGTTCCTGGCCACCTTGGCGGCCGCACGGGCGGCGATCTTCGCCTCGATGTCGGCCTCGCTCACGGCGGCGCCGGCCTGCAGGAATGCGCGCGGGTCGCCCTGCAGCACACCCAGGCATCCGCCCAGCGCGCGCAGCAGGCCCGCCAGCGCGGGCGAGCGCGTCCTGTTGACCTCGCCTGCGAGGTCAAAGAG encodes the following:
- a CDS encoding DUF3987 domain-containing protein, with amino-acid sequence MRNLRDVWPSAGLISAEGAIIANSRVMQHLGSLTELWQAPELMRVDRITTGGLCLQSPHLTFSIMTQRAVYDEFIRRNDGMAVKMGLTSRMLLCEPISRQGEREVTVATAESTQALEAFHARTAELLEESVAAIKERRPRKVVTYTPEAAQVWYDRARAIESDLQPGRFFHDIPGFASKIAENVSRVAALLQYFCNGTTEIDVDTLQAARDICQFFVDEMKEISTPYDPMENAAMYGQLLEEYLIRYQRTTRRTEVDINNLKQYGPNRIRNKEKMWMAINNLCWLNRVHTEQRGRRTVIVLHWGYI
- the tilS gene encoding tRNA lysidine(34) synthetase TilS → MAQRFEAAIECFAPTLPLAIGLSGGADSTALAVACARRWPGQIQAIHVHHGLQPAADGFARHCEALCSTLGVALTVCRVNATAAPGQSPEDAARKARYEAFDTVALAANGSFAIKSIALAQHADDQAETLLLALSRGAGVAGLAAMPARWERGGVAWHRPLLQVPGADVRRWLLEQGIAWVEDPTNSDTRFTRNRIRAQLLPAVEAVFPAFRDTFARTAANAWQAAGLLGEIAQEDLARVGVPPALAQLQQLSRARQANALRHWLRHHHQTTPSAAQLAEMLDQIAACTTRGHGIRLKMGRGFVVRSGLHLDWYDAGAMSA
- a CDS encoding DUF3987 domain-containing protein, with the translated sequence MYERKYHPKVHLEMAPKLLRHAVHAADLQTQAPIEIALVSALTAMALCCQGVIDVRSPPGFLSPVNLFFWVIAMSGERKSATDKLFFQPIVDREILAEALRAALKDRHEAAFTVWLIRLKQLKADLAQVVKAGKDCTGLEEAIAEHRGTKPVMEIHPRWLYHNTTIEALLSRP
- a CDS encoding YagK/YfjJ domain-containing protein; the protein is MINFLGLYVMNINAVLIGDRFNANSQMRMADGSAKDSLNASVKFPLQEGLELDFTSTPNSSLSPSIVINSIDHYRSNGRELPSIVETEIRWIAELHEAAVMCKRNKRRLMVGKRLSPLGEKTALTFAGLLAGLTWQGAYDRLAKVRQPYMQWVTRALERLRPHVDPNVLIDEQQATPIARRLVVEMVGLLENKLILARLDTVRREHQRKRSVLVKRLVAFKRAFPKLMVLRLDLGYGKEHASASTDRIIGDWEALKAFITANFPSYLRYVVKLEYGLQKGAHMHVLMLFNGAMVRQDVTIAKLIGEHWSNVVTGGMGVYFNCNAAPYKSRFSYCGVGVFNKLDEATVAGFQAVADYITKPDPFVTLMMPSEKRFYRAHLALPERRRRPCSKNAALAA
- a CDS encoding helix-turn-helix transcriptional regulator; translated protein: MVCVSSSLGSRNSVPLSVGSALAVRVPASALPVGKDVEALPDAASAASCENCPHAEHDGQRSRLTSLLRVSEVAKILGISRSTIYAQLQQRGDQPHSDFPRPIRLNAGPRSSVRWRADDVQAWIDSRQRAP
- a CDS encoding acetyl-CoA carboxylase carboxyltransferase subunit alpha; protein product: MAKKTFLDFEQPIAELESKIEELRYVQTESAVDISEEIDQLSKKSQQLTKDIYSELSPWQITKIARHPERPYTLDYVRDIFTDFVELHGDRHYADDLSIVGGLARFNGHACMVLGHQKGRDTKERAMRNFGMSKPEGYRKALRLMKTAEKFKLPVFTFVDTPGAYPGIDAEERGQSEAIGRNIFEMAQLEVPIITTIIGEGGSGGALAISVADQVVMLQYAIYSVISPEGCASILWKTSDKAQEAADALGITAHRLKALGLVDKIVSEPVGGAHRDHKQMAAFLKRALGDAFRQVADLKTKDLLDRRYERLQSYGRFSDTKADSR
- a CDS encoding DNA-3-methyladenine glycosylase family protein is translated as MAATKKIAADAAAAVLATPEYWAEACKHLVKKDRVMKRLIPQFGDAALQTRGDAFTTLARSIVGQQISVKAAQTVWERFAALPRSMKPASVLKLKIDDMRAAGLSARKVDYLVDLAMHFEGGKLHVKDWAAMDDEAIIAELVAIRGIGRWTAEMFLIFYLMRPNVLPLDDVGLINGISQNYFSGDPVSRSEAREVAEAWKPWCSVATWYIWRSLDPLPVAY
- a CDS encoding IS5 family transposase, which codes for MFACPATDDFFRSRIDHMIDLRHPLAVLASRMPWQEIEARVAQVFSRKGRAGVAMPDLDLFGEQVQRVAVASNAGRPRVPLRIMIALLYLKHAFNESDEGVVARWADTPRWQFFSGCAYYEDRPPCDASTLVKFRQLLGEEGVEELLAQTINTAVDLKLIKPQELSRVIVDSTVQHKSIAHPTDSRLLETARVKLVEAAKGVGIDLKQTFAKEGKEQARKAGRYAHARQFKRMRRAIQRQRTIVGRLQREVDRKASAIGAAVRQALSETLNKARRIAAQSGQRKAVDGQPKLYAWHASEVDCISKGKARTPYEFGVKVGIASTLKGNLIVGARAFHGNPYDGHTLNEQLEQASILMQDSGAKPATAFVDLGYRGVDADNPDVHIVHRGKAKRISEQDRKLLKRRQAIEPIIGHLKADHRMDRCHLKGETGDRLHAVLCAAGYNIRWLLRMIAKKGVTFLRQLYLRLCVMAGVSPNWEDALGTLFTRALNGSVPRTVGALI